One part of the Candidatus Fermentibacter sp. genome encodes these proteins:
- a CDS encoding Rne/Rng family ribonuclease: protein MKIEFIVNAHPDVTRIAVMEDGRLMELIVEKSDEKRIVGNIYLGRVNAVLPGMQAAFVDIGMERSAFLHVSDVRTGVVDAKGFAQSLVDEKPLTAEETGRPIEDLIKRGQEVLVQVTKEPIGTKGARVSSRISIAGRYVVSMPGDPVAGVSRKIGDRKERSRLREIVTKVSSEGFGIIARTAGTDQSEEAFKADIERIVERWKEIGALAVKSRAPMLLHQEHDVVTMTIRDLVSTDMTLFVTDSKEVYTAARNYLKKLSPELAGKIRLFRGRTPIFEHYGIEQEMTGITDREVELKSGGALVIDQTEALVAVDVNTRRYVGRKSQENTILKTNLEAAKEVARQLRLRDIGGIIVIDFIDMDTEDHREKVLNCLRSELGRDRSPTKTCQISSLGLVEMTRKRVRPSLAQSLSEPCSRCGGSGRVLSPLSASIRLERLLERVSARKTHKSLVISVHPELAAYFMEEDGRRFEYLTGKARLEIELHEDQRLRVDEFRVYSLDSHEEITKEFLQ, encoded by the coding sequence TTGAAGATCGAGTTCATCGTCAACGCCCATCCCGACGTGACGCGCATAGCGGTCATGGAGGACGGGCGCCTGATGGAGCTTATCGTCGAGAAATCCGACGAGAAGCGGATCGTGGGGAACATCTACCTCGGAAGGGTGAACGCCGTCCTGCCCGGGATGCAGGCGGCCTTCGTGGACATCGGTATGGAGCGGAGCGCCTTCCTCCACGTGTCCGACGTGAGGACGGGCGTCGTCGACGCGAAGGGCTTCGCCCAGTCGCTCGTCGACGAGAAGCCGCTGACCGCCGAGGAGACCGGCAGGCCCATAGAGGACCTGATAAAGCGCGGCCAGGAGGTGCTGGTACAGGTCACCAAGGAACCGATCGGCACCAAGGGGGCCAGGGTCAGCAGCAGGATCTCCATCGCCGGCAGGTACGTGGTGAGCATGCCCGGAGATCCCGTGGCCGGGGTCTCGCGCAAGATCGGCGACAGGAAGGAGCGCTCCCGGCTCAGGGAGATCGTCACGAAGGTCAGCAGCGAGGGATTCGGGATAATCGCCCGGACCGCCGGGACCGACCAGAGCGAGGAGGCCTTCAAGGCCGACATAGAAAGGATCGTCGAGCGCTGGAAGGAGATAGGCGCACTGGCAGTCAAGTCGCGTGCGCCCATGCTCCTGCACCAGGAGCACGACGTGGTCACGATGACGATCCGCGACCTCGTGTCCACCGACATGACGCTCTTCGTAACGGACTCGAAGGAAGTCTACACAGCCGCCAGGAACTACCTCAAGAAGCTCTCGCCGGAGCTGGCCGGCAAGATCAGGCTCTTCCGGGGCAGGACCCCGATCTTCGAGCACTACGGAATCGAGCAGGAGATGACCGGCATCACGGACCGGGAGGTCGAGCTCAAGTCCGGCGGGGCGCTCGTCATCGACCAGACCGAGGCTCTCGTGGCGGTCGACGTCAACACCAGGCGCTACGTGGGCAGGAAGAGCCAGGAGAACACGATCCTCAAGACGAACCTCGAGGCCGCCAAGGAGGTCGCCCGGCAGCTCCGTCTGCGCGACATCGGCGGCATCATAGTCATAGACTTCATCGACATGGACACCGAGGACCACCGTGAGAAGGTGCTGAACTGCCTCAGGAGCGAGCTGGGGCGCGACAGGTCGCCGACCAAGACCTGCCAGATCAGCTCTCTGGGGCTGGTGGAGATGACCCGCAAGCGCGTGCGGCCGAGCCTCGCCCAGTCCCTGTCCGAGCCCTGCAGCCGCTGCGGGGGCAGCGGGAGGGTGCTCTCGCCCCTCTCGGCATCCATCAGGCTCGAACGCCTCCTGGAGAGGGTCTCGGCCCGCAAGACCCACAAGAGCCTCGTAATATCGGTCCATCCCGAGCTCGCGGCCTACTTCATGGAGGAGGACGGCAGGAGGTTCGAGTACCTGACAGGCAAGGCAAGGCTCGAAATCGAGCTTCACGAGGACCAGCGGCTCCGGGTGGACGAGTTCAGGGTCTACTCCCTGGATTCGCACGAGGAGATCACGAAGGAGTTCCTTCAGTAG